GACAAGGTGGTCGACACGCTGCTCCGTGGCCGCCCAGGTTCGCTGCCCTGGAAGATGGCCTTGATCGCGGTGATCGTCGGAATCCCGATGTTCTTCGAGATCGGCTTGGTGCTGCTCATCCCCGTCGTCATGCTGGCCGTGCACCGGGTCAAGGGGCCGGCTCTGCTGTTGGGCATCCCCGCTCTGGCCGGGCTGTCGGTCCTGCACGGCTTCATCCCACCGCACCCGGGACCGCTGGCCGCCATCGGCATCCTGCACGCCAATGTCGGCATCACCCTGGCTCTGGGTCTGCTCGTCGCCGTCCCGACGGTCATCCTGGCCGGGCCGCTGTTCGGCCGGGTGGCCGCCAAATGGGTGCCGATCGGCGCTGCCGGTGCCGGTCTGGCCGTGACCGGTGATCGTGGGGACGCGACCGAGAGCGCCGCTGGAGTTGCCGGCCGCGCCCAGTCGACGGTGACCGCAGCGAGGCCGACCGGCGAACCGACGGATGATTCGCCGCGGACGGGCAGTCCGAGCTTCACCATGACCCTGCTGACGCTGCTGGCGCCCCTGGTCCTCATGCTGATCAAGGCGGCCGCTGACCTCCTGGCCACGTCGGGAAGCAGTCTCCGCTCGCTGCTGGACTTCATCGGCGATCCCGTGGTGGCGCTGCTGGTCGGCGTGCTGCTGGCCATGGTGACCTTTGGGACCCGGGTCGGATTCACCCTCCCGATCCTGAGCAAGAAGATCAGCGCCAGTCTGCTGCCGATCGTCGGTGTCATCCTGATCGTCGGCGCCGGCGGCGGGTTCAAGCAGGTCCTGGTGGACGGCGGAACGGGGACGGCCATCGCGAAGATCGCTGCCGCGGCGGGGTTGTCGGCCCTGCTGCTCGGCTGGATCGTGGCCGTTCTGATCCGGTTGGCGACCGGCTCGGCGACCGTGGCCACGGTGACGGCGGCCGGCATCATCGCCCCGGTTGCGGCCGGTCTCTCGCCGGTGCAACTGGCGCTGGTCGTCCTGGCCATCGGTGCCGGCTCGGTGTTCTTCTCCCACCTCAACGATGCCGGGTTCTGGTTGGTCAAGGAGTATTTCGGAATGACGGTGGGCCAGACCATCAAATCCTGGTCGGTGATGGAGACCATCGTGTCGGTCGTCGGACTGGGCATGACCGCCCTGCTCTCGGCCATCTTCTAGGTCGCCGACCGTCCTCGCAGACGCGCCCGGGACGGGCCGGGCGACGCCGCGACAACCGGTGCCGGTGCCGCCGGCCCCGGGGATCCGGGGTCGGCGGAAAGGACCGGCCTACGCCCGCGAGGCCCGGAGCGTCACGATCTCGAAGGGCCGTAGGGTCAGTTCGACCGGTTCCTCGCCGGCCCATCCCGGATGCGGCAGTTCTCGCTCGAGCAGATCGGTCGGCCGGACCCGCGAGACCGGAACGCCGAACTCGACGGTCGTCGTCACGCGGCTTCCCTGCGCCTCGTACAGGCGCACCACCAGGTCGCCGGACCGGTCCTCCGCCAGTTTCACCGCTTCGACGAAGACACCCGGTGACGACACGGCGACGAGCGGGCTCACGGCTTGCGGGGAGGCGCCGGTCACGGTGCGCAGGGGCAGGTTCAGGCGGTAGCCGGCGGCCGCGGCATCGAGCACGCCCGGCGCGACCGCGAGCGCCGTCCGCAGCACGTGCGCCCCCTGGTCGGCGTGCGGATCGGGGAACTGCGGGGCACGGAGAAGCGACTCCCGCACCTGCGTCGTCGTGCCGCCGTCCTCCCGCATCGTCCGGGTGATGTCGTGGCCGTAGGTCGAACCGTTCGCGATCGCCGCGCCGAACCCGGGTTCCCCGACGTGAACCCAACGATGGGCGATCGTTTCGAAATGCGCGTGGTCCCAGGAGGTGTTCACGTAGGTGGGCCGCTTGACGTGCCCGAACTGGATCTCCGAGGCGGCCTGGTCGGCCCGGAGGTCGAGTGGGAAGGCCAGCTTCAGCAGGGTCGCGTGCTCGTGCCAATCGACGACCGTCTCGATCTGCAACTCGCGGGCGCCCTCGAGAAGCCAGTAGCGCTGGGTGATCCGGGAGGCGCCGTGCGCGTGGGTCACCTCGAGCACATCACCGGCCACCCCGACGCTGATGGGCGCCCGAAGGTCGGTGCCGTTGCGCCGGTACGCCACATCGATGTCCCAGGCGTCCCAGTTGTTGGGGATGTCCCGGAAGACCTGGAGGAGGGACGCCACCTCGCCGGGAGCGACGAGTTCGCGCCGCGACGCGAGATCGACGAAAGAGACCAGCAGGCCCGATTCGTCGAACCGCGCCTGGACGATCCCATTTTCTAGAAGGGTTCCGTCCTGACGCTGGAGCGGGCGGACCGGGCGATGGGTCGCAGCGACCGATGCGCCCAGGGGCACAACACCATCGGCCGTGACCGGTGCGGCGTTGAAGACCAGTTCGGCCGTCCCGGTTCCGGCGAGCGCCCGCTGCGCCGCCGCGATGAGTTCGGCCAGCTCGGCGGCGACCCGGGAGTATTCGGACTCGGCCTGCTGGTGCACCCAGGCGATCGAGGAGCCGGGCAGGATGTCGTGGAACTGCAGCAGCAGGACGGTCTCCCAGAGGGACTGCAGTGCGCCGTACGGGTAGTCGAGCAGCCCACGCGCGGCTGCGGTCGCGCTCCACAACTCGGCCTCCCGCAGCAGGTGCTCGCTGCGCCGGTTGCCCTGCTTGGTGCGGGCCTGCGAGGTGTAGGTGCCGCGATGGAACTCCAGGTACATCTCGCCGGTCCAGATCGCCGGATCCGGCAGGGTCGCCTTGGCCTCTTCGAAAAACCCTTGCGGGGTACCGAGTCTGATCCGCGGCGAGCCCTCCAAGTCGCTCGTGCGGCGTGCGGCGGCCAGCATCTCGCGGGTCGGTCCGCCGCCGCCGTCGCCGAAACCGAAGAGCGCCAGTGAGATGTTGGACCTGCCCTTCTCGGCGTACTGCCGTTGCGCGCGGGCCAGGTCGGCCGCCGAGAGGTCAGAGTTGTACGTGTCACTCGGCGGGAAGTGGGTGAACACGCGACTGCCGTCGATGCCCTCCCAGAGGAAACTGTGGTGCGGCATCTTGTTGGTGTCGTTCCAGGACAGCTTCTGGGTCACGAAACTGTCGGATCCGGCGCCCTTCACTATCTGCGGCAGGGCCGCCGTGTAGCCGAACGAGTCGGGCAACCACGCGACCTTCGGGTCGACGCCGAACTCACGGAGGAAGAAGGCCTTGCCGGCGACGAACTGGCGCACCAGGGCCTCGCCGCCGGGCATGTTCGTGTCGCTCTCGACCCACATCCCGCCGACCGGTACGAAGCGGCCCTCGCGGACGCGGGCCCGGATCCGTTCGAAGAGCTCTGGGTAGAACTCCTTCATCCAGGCGTACTGCTGGGCACTGGAACAGGCGAACACGAAATCGGGGTCGTCGTCCATCAGCTGCAGGACGTTGGAGAAGGTGCGCGCGCACTTGCGGATGGTCTCGCGGGTCGGCCAGAGCCAGGCGGAATCGATATGGGCGTGGCCCACCGCGATGCTGGTGTGGGCCGAGGCATAGGCGGGCGCACCGAGCACGCGGCGCAGCGCGTCGCGCCCGAGATGCGCCGTACCGGCGACGTCATCGGGGTCGACCGCGTCGCACATCGACTCCAAGGCGCGCAAGATCTCGGCTCGTCGCGGAAGCGCCGGGTCCAGCTCGCGCATCAGGCCGATCAGCGTCCAACTGTCACGTTCGAGCTCCCAGACATTCACATCGCGCTCCGCGATGTCCATTCGCCGCAGCGTGTAGATCGGCTCGGTACCGGCCGTGGCCGGGTCGCCCAGCGGTGTCGGTTCGTAGAAGGCGGAGCCACCCACATCCGGGTTGGAGGCCGCCTCCACGTAGAGGTCGATGACTCCGGCGAGATCCGCGGTGACCGGCACGTAGCCGTTCAGCGGTTCGATCGCCTTCACAATGCCGCCGTCCCGGCGGTAGACCAGCCCCTCGGCTTGGAAACCGGCCTGGCCCTGGGTGAAACCGAGATCGATCAGGAGCTCGACGGCAGTGCCGTCACTCCCCCATCCCGCCGGAACCTCCCCGCTGACGTGGAACCAGGTCGTGCCCCACGGCCGACTCCACGGCGTGTCGATGTCGACCGAGCGGTACGCCTGGCGAACGGCCTCGCGGAATGCGACCGGCTCACCAGGAACGTCCCACGACTCGATCCGGAGCGGTACGGAGCGGCGGTAGATCGCCGGAACGATGTGGTCGCGGACGAAGCGATCGATTCGGAGCTCGACCTGGTCTGTGTTGTCGTACATGACTTCCTTCTTGAACCGAGGCCTTCGCCCTTGAACCGAGGCCTTCACCCGAGCCGTCAGTACTGGCCCAGTGACAGGCCCTTCTGGAAGAACCGTTGGGTGAATCCGAACAGGACGGCCGTTGGGATGGACACGACCAGCGCAGCCGTCAGGATGACGGTGTAGCCGGGCCCACCACCCTCGACGGATTGTAGGGCGTTGAGCAGCGGCATGACGGGCCGGGTCGAGGGGCTCTGGGTCAGGATCAAGGAGATCAGGAAATCATTCCACACCCAGGTCGCCTGGAGGATGAAGACGACCACGAGCGCACTCGTCGACATCGGAAGGAAGATCCGGGTGAATATTCGCCAGACGCCGGCACCGTCGACCACGGCCGCCTCGAACACGCTCGGTGCGATACCCACGAAGAAATTACGCATGACGAACGCCGAGAACGGCAGAGCGACGACTGAATAGATGAGGATCATTCCGGGAACGGTGTCGAAGAGCCCGACCTTCGCATACGCCGAGAACCACGGGATCAACATCATCTGCAGTGGAAAGACGGTGCCACAGAAGATCACGAAGAACCAGAAGAACCCATGTCGAACCTTGAGAACGATAACCGCGAAGGCGACCCCAGAGCCAAGAACGACAGCTATGAGCGGGGCCACGGTGGCGTAGAGGAGGGTGACGCCGAGACCGGACGGGACGTCGGTCGTCCGGAAGACGGCGACCACGTTGTTCCACAGAGCGGAAATCGTGCCCGGGGACCAGAGCGAATCGCCCGAGTAGTCGGCGGCGGACTTCCCAGCGTTGGCGAGAAGGAGGTAGATGGGCAGCAGCCAGACCAGACCCATGCCGCCCAGAATCACGTAGCGAAATACCTTGGAAGTCACCTGACCGCCCTTTCCGCGGTGCTGCCCGAGGAATCCCCGATGGCCAACTGCCGACGCAGGTACAACACGCTCGCGGCGACGGTGATGACGCTCATGAAGATCGCCACCGCTGACCCCAGGCCGTAATTGCTGTTGGAGAACGTGTCCCGATACATGGAGACGCCGAGAGTCTCCGAGACCCGGTTCGGGCCGCCCTGTGTCATCGCCTGGACGATGTCGAACGTCTTCAGGCTGTTCACGATCGACAGGCCGACGACGATCGTGGTGGACGGTCGAAGCAGCGGCCAGACCACGAAGCGGAAGAGCCGCCATCCCGAGGCACCGTCGACGCGAGCGGCCTCGAGCGGTTCGGCGGGAATCGATTGAAGCCCGACCGTGAACAGCAGTGCATTCACTCCGATCCCCTGCCAGGAGGCCGCCAGGATCATGACCACGGTGTTGAGCGGCGCCTCTTGCAGCCATCTCGTCGTCCCGCCGGGGAGATGCAGGAAGTCCAGAGCCTGCGACAGCGCTCCGCCGTTCTGGAGTACGAAACTGAAGACGATGCCGACGGCAACGCCCGAGAGCGCGTAGGGGATCAGGAACGGCACGCGCAACCACGCAGCGCCCTTGAGCCCGAACGACAGATACGCGACCAGAAGGCCGAAACCGACCGGGATCAGCAGCGAACCGACCACCCAGATCATCGTGTTGGCGAGCGAGGTGAAGAAGACCGGATCGCGCACCAGCGCGACGTAGTTGTTGAATCCGGTGAACACCGGGCTGCCCAGACCCGAGTAGTCGGTGAGGCTGAGATAGACCGTGTAGAGGACGGGGAGGTAGAGCACCAGGACCACCACGGCCGTGCCGGGGAGGAGAAAGGCCCAGGCCGAACGCTGGTAATTGGTCGACGTTGGAGTGGGGGTCGACGTACGGGTGAGGGTCGCCATCGGCTACTGGTGGCTCTTCCAGTAGGTGTCAGCCACCTTCTGGATGCCTTCCAGGTACTTCGTCGGGTCACCCGGATTGGTCATGAACCCGGTGAACTGGTCGAGGGCCTCGGTCAGGATCACCTGTGGGGTTGCCTCGTAGTAGCGAAGGTAGGTCTCGTACTTGTCGTTGTTCGAGAGCTCCTTGCCAACGTCCACGAAGGTCTGCGTCGCCGCGGTCGCCTTGGGGTTGTAGGGCAGGTTGTTCTGTTGCTTGGACCAGGCTGTCTGAGCTTCGGAGGTCATCCACCAGGCGGAGTACTTCAGCCCGAGGTCCTTCTGTGGAGAGTTCGCGGCGACGCAGGCCGGGGCTGTCTCGATCGCCACCGGCGTCTTGGCCTGGGCCGCATTCACCTTCGGGATCGTGAACACCCCCCAGTCGGTACCGGCCTTGAGACCGACCTGGTCGATCGTGGACGCGTACCAGGTGCCGAACGGGATCATGGCCAGCTTGCCGTCCTTCATCTGCGTCTCCGGGGCCGTCTTCGATCCGGGATCGCTGAAGTAGCCCTTCTTCTCCATGTCGAGCCACGTGTTCATGATCGACACGACCTTTGGGTCGGT
This window of the Nakamurella panacisegetis genome carries:
- a CDS encoding GntT/GntP/DsdX family permease, giving the protein MYGSPTFRAPTFVSAATNPADLPWSGHDTRVLIVAGIGIAIVVLLIVWLKLHAFLALTIGALFVGIASGISVAKVTSSYETGVGGVLGYVGVLIALGAMLGKLLADSGGADKVVDTLLRGRPGSLPWKMALIAVIVGIPMFFEIGLVLLIPVVMLAVHRVKGPALLLGIPALAGLSVLHGFIPPHPGPLAAIGILHANVGITLALGLLVAVPTVILAGPLFGRVAAKWVPIGAAGAGLAVTGDRGDATESAAGVAGRAQSTVTAARPTGEPTDDSPRTGSPSFTMTLLTLLAPLVLMLIKAAADLLATSGSSLRSLLDFIGDPVVALLVGVLLAMVTFGTRVGFTLPILSKKISASLLPIVGVILIVGAGGGFKQVLVDGGTGTAIAKIAAAAGLSALLLGWIVAVLIRLATGSATVATVTAAGIIAPVAAGLSPVQLALVVLAIGAGSVFFSHLNDAGFWLVKEYFGMTVGQTIKSWSVMETIVSVVGLGMTALLSAIF
- a CDS encoding alpha-mannosidase, which produces MYDNTDQVELRIDRFVRDHIVPAIYRRSVPLRIESWDVPGEPVAFREAVRQAYRSVDIDTPWSRPWGTTWFHVSGEVPAGWGSDGTAVELLIDLGFTQGQAGFQAEGLVYRRDGGIVKAIEPLNGYVPVTADLAGVIDLYVEAASNPDVGGSAFYEPTPLGDPATAGTEPIYTLRRMDIAERDVNVWELERDSWTLIGLMRELDPALPRRAEILRALESMCDAVDPDDVAGTAHLGRDALRRVLGAPAYASAHTSIAVGHAHIDSAWLWPTRETIRKCARTFSNVLQLMDDDPDFVFACSSAQQYAWMKEFYPELFERIRARVREGRFVPVGGMWVESDTNMPGGEALVRQFVAGKAFFLREFGVDPKVAWLPDSFGYTAALPQIVKGAGSDSFVTQKLSWNDTNKMPHHSFLWEGIDGSRVFTHFPPSDTYNSDLSAADLARAQRQYAEKGRSNISLALFGFGDGGGGPTREMLAAARRTSDLEGSPRIRLGTPQGFFEEAKATLPDPAIWTGEMYLEFHRGTYTSQARTKQGNRRSEHLLREAELWSATAAARGLLDYPYGALQSLWETVLLLQFHDILPGSSIAWVHQQAESEYSRVAAELAELIAAAQRALAGTGTAELVFNAAPVTADGVVPLGASVAATHRPVRPLQRQDGTLLENGIVQARFDESGLLVSFVDLASRRELVAPGEVASLLQVFRDIPNNWDAWDIDVAYRRNGTDLRAPISVGVAGDVLEVTHAHGASRITQRYWLLEGARELQIETVVDWHEHATLLKLAFPLDLRADQAASEIQFGHVKRPTYVNTSWDHAHFETIAHRWVHVGEPGFGAAIANGSTYGHDITRTMREDGGTTTQVRESLLRAPQFPDPHADQGAHVLRTALAVAPGVLDAAAAGYRLNLPLRTVTGASPQAVSPLVAVSSPGVFVEAVKLAEDRSGDLVVRLYEAQGSRVTTTVEFGVPVSRVRPTDLLERELPHPGWAGEEPVELTLRPFEIVTLRASRA
- a CDS encoding carbohydrate ABC transporter permease, yielding MTSKVFRYVILGGMGLVWLLPIYLLLANAGKSAADYSGDSLWSPGTISALWNNVVAVFRTTDVPSGLGVTLLYATVAPLIAVVLGSGVAFAVIVLKVRHGFFWFFVIFCGTVFPLQMMLIPWFSAYAKVGLFDTVPGMILIYSVVALPFSAFVMRNFFVGIAPSVFEAAVVDGAGVWRIFTRIFLPMSTSALVVVFILQATWVWNDFLISLILTQSPSTRPVMPLLNALQSVEGGGPGYTVILTAALVVSIPTAVLFGFTQRFFQKGLSLGQY
- a CDS encoding carbohydrate ABC transporter permease; its protein translation is MATLTRTSTPTPTSTNYQRSAWAFLLPGTAVVVLVLYLPVLYTVYLSLTDYSGLGSPVFTGFNNYVALVRDPVFFTSLANTMIWVVGSLLIPVGFGLLVAYLSFGLKGAAWLRVPFLIPYALSGVAVGIVFSFVLQNGGALSQALDFLHLPGGTTRWLQEAPLNTVVMILAASWQGIGVNALLFTVGLQSIPAEPLEAARVDGASGWRLFRFVVWPLLRPSTTIVVGLSIVNSLKTFDIVQAMTQGGPNRVSETLGVSMYRDTFSNSNYGLGSAVAIFMSVITVAASVLYLRRQLAIGDSSGSTAERAVR